A genomic window from Henningerozyma blattae CBS 6284 chromosome 3, complete genome includes:
- the TBLA0C02830 gene encoding uncharacterized protein, with amino-acid sequence MRLYFFIFFVILLLKIPITWDTRYFDLFYIPITQTLYFIDPTNEKYAKFSFWGSLLFGMHSIIYRIYVTIYSCNYHYEGLKEDILLNCQSYIKSLTFSLIVNSMNIIFGFYTLHYPKLHFTRMMLIPSSIMMIIDWYLFWTDIFGKIITVFSIILSIVFNVLIGIWFKKFFFARCIDA; translated from the coding sequence ATGagattatatttttttatcttttttgttattttacttttaaaaataccAATAACTTGGGATACACGATATTTCGATTTGTTTTATATCCCAATAACACAAACTTTATATTTCATAGATCCTACAAATGAGAAATATgcaaaattttcattttggGGTTCTTTGCTATTCGGGATGCATTCTATAATATATCGAATATATGTTACTATTTACTCATGTAACTATCATTATGAAGGATTAAAAGAGGATATCTTATTAAATTGTCAATCATATATCAAATCTTtaacattttcattaatcgTTAATAGtatgaatattatatttggaTTTTATACGCTTCATTATCCAAAGTTGCATTTTACTCGTATGATGCTAATTCCGTCTAGcataatgatgataattgATTGGTATTTATTTTGGACTGATATATTTGGAAAGATTATTACAGTTTTTagtataatattatcaatagtatttaatgttttaattggaatatggttcaaaaaattttttttcgcAAGATGTATTGATGCTTAG